A single window of Populus nigra chromosome 17, ddPopNigr1.1, whole genome shotgun sequence DNA harbors:
- the LOC133677186 gene encoding probable LRR receptor-like serine/threonine-protein kinase At1g53440 isoform X3 codes for MHIPPALPFLLLLLLLCQHGSVFSANSPYVSYGALKRNSVPCSRRGASYYACADQNFNCSADGGLPCDEVYALRAVISALGLPVPQISRSYCSEKSFYYNSISTTCDCDNTTTICHITTIATYGISVSGHVHEWLSKLIYLEEIDLSQNQLRGSIPNLVNLTRLTSLILGQNHLSGPIPPTLGKLKALEMLDLQKNFLNGAIPPSLGNLMNLATLRLEDNQLSGYLPPELGKLSKLEELYLNSNNLSGGLPGSFANLRSLVLFRVAGNKLSGKIPPFIARWTNLTDLYLMGNDFEGELPPEIFNMPGLQSLWISDLNNTGFSFPKFANMTNINYLTMRNCSLRGRIPKYIGDNWTSLMYLDLSFNNLTGRIPLSMKNLYLNRLGLASNMLNGPIPSWIRDIYKVDLSYNYNFTNPQNSTKNKNRRKLNMTEPNRGSILALSNQCKSKHHSLFINCGGPQTLAEGNQYDEDNATTNFHSIPGKWAYSCSGDFISTTSNSSDYVKKMTCGVSISEESLYKTARLCPVSLIYYGFCLHKGNYTVELHFAETVYTQDEDYSSLGTRIFDVYIQGERKLKDFNIKEKAKSTNEAWIEKFPVIVDDNPLEIHFFWAGKGSLYNPPALNGPLVSAISVTPNFDVHDGKLSASQIAGITIGCAFSPLLLFLFIWKMGFLGNRELREKRIEVQKRSFTIQQIIDGTKNFSSKMEIGRGRFGVVYKAELPYQIKLAVKKISPQSKQQGKDEIKSEIGNLMSLSHENLLQLLGGYSNKELHLLIYEYMESGSLHQALFEQKITNSATELHWRARYDICLGIAKGLKYLHEEEEKRIKIKIVHGNINAKNILLDNTHTAKLSDFGLATIYNEEDPFTAIKARGSRVYMAPEHALGKAITVKADVYSYGVVVLEIVSGRSNTEYIPNQEADFLLDTAGRLHQAGRIRDLVDKKLGSRFDNKQALTLLHLAMDCIKLSPTLRPSMSDVVAILSGSKVNALSPDSEVV; via the exons TGTATGCTCTGAGAGCAGTCATATCAGCATTGGGGTTGCCAGTGCCACAAATTTCTCGTTCTTACTGCTCGGAGAAGAGCTTCTATTACAACAGCATTTCCACCACCTGCGACTGCGATAATACCACTACCATTTGTCACATCACCACTAT AGCTACGTACGGCATAAGCGTAAGTGGACACGTCCATGAGTGGCTATCGAAACTCATTTACCTGGAGGAAAT TGATCTTTCCCAGAATCAGCTTCGTGGTAGCATTCCAAACCTGGTGAACTTAACTCGGCTAACGAGTTT AATACTTGGACAAAATCACCTATCTGGGCCAATTCCACCTACCTTGGGGAAGCTGAAAGCTCTGGAAATGCT TGATCTGCAAAAGAACTTCCTGAATGGAGCCATACCTCCATCTTTAGGGAATTTGATGAACCTTGCTACCCT GAGATTGGAAGATAATCAACTCTCTGGTTATCTCCCACCAGAACTAGGAAAATTGAGCAAGCTTGAAGAACT TTATTTGAACTCCAACAATTTGAGTGGAGGGTTGCCAGGAAGTTTTGCCAATCTTAGATCTCTGGTTTTATT TAGAGTTGCTGGGAACAAGTTGAGTGGTAAGATACCACCATTCATTGCAAGATGGACCAACCTCACTGACCT GTACCTCATGGGAAATGATTTTGAAGGGGAGCTTCCTCCTGAAATTTTTAACATGCCCGGTCTTCAATCTTT GTGGATAAGTGATCTTAACAACACTGGTTTCTCATTCCCAAAGTTTGCAAATATGACGAACATAAATTACCT GACTATGAGGAATTGCTCACTTCGCGGTCGAATCCCCAAATACATTGGTGATAATTGGACATCATTAATGTACct AGATCTGAGCTTTAACAACTTAACTGGTCGGATTCCACTTTCTATGAAAAATCTATATCTTAATAGATT GGGTCTCGCAAGCAATATGCTTAATGGGCCAATTCCTTCCTGGATTCGTGACATATATAAGGT GGATTTGTCGTATAATTATAACTTCACAAATCCACAGAAttcaacaaaaaacaagaaCCGACGAAAACTAAACAT GACTGAACCAAATAG GGGTTCTATACTTGCGTTGAGCAACCAATGTAAATCAAAAC ATCATTCCTTGTTTATAAATTGCGGTGGCCCACAAACTCTTGCTGAAGGGAATCAATACGATGAAGATAATGCAACAACAAATTTTCACAGCATTCCAGGAAAGTGGGCTTATTCTTGTTCTGGAGACTTCATCTCAACAACCAGCAATTCAAGCGATTACGTAAAGAAGATGACCTGTGGAGTTTCTATTTCAGAAGAATCATTATATAAAACAGCTCGGCTTTGCCCTGTCTCTCTGATATACTACGGGTTCTGTCTGCATAAAGGAAATTACACGGTGGAACTTCACTTTGCTGAAACTGTTTATACGCAGGATGAAGACTATAGCAGCTTAGGGACTCGTATTTTCGATGTATATATTCAG GGTGAGAGGAAACTGAAGGATTTCAACATAAAAGAGAAGGCCAAAAGTACAAATGAAGCGTGGATAGAAAAGTTCCCTGTAATTGTGGATGACAATCCATtggaaattcattttttctGGGCTGGCAAAGGATCTCTATATAACCCACCTGCTCTGAATGGACCTCTTGTATCTGCCATTTCTGTAACtccaa ACTTCGATGTTCATGATGGGAAACTGTCTGCTTCTCAAATAGCCGGGATCACCATAGGTTGTGCATTCTCCCCGTTActtctatttcttttcatatGGAAAATGGGATTTCTCGGGAATAGAGAGTTGCGTG AAAAACGAATAGAAGTCCAGAAAAGATCTTTCACCATACAACAGATAATAGATGGTACAAAAAATTTCAGCTCCAAAATGGAGATTGGTAGAGGACGTTTCGGCGTAGTATACAAG GCTGAATTGCCCTATCAGATTAAACTAGCCGTGAAGAAGATTTCTCCCCAATCAAAACAGCAAGgcaaagatgaaataaaaagtgAAATCGGCAACCTGATGTCCTTGAGTCATGAGAATCTTCTTCAATTGTTGGGTGGCTATTCCAATAAAGAACTGCATCTGCTAATTTATGAATACATGGAATCTGGCTCCCTTCATCAAGCCTTGTTCG AACAAAAAATCACAAACTCTGCAACAGAACTTCATTGGAGAGCTAGATATGATATTTGCCTAGGAATAGCAAAAGGTTTGAAGTATCTacacgaagaagaagaaaaaaggatcaAGATCAAGATTGTTCATGGGAATATAAATGCCAAGAACATTTTGCTTGATAACACTCATACCGCAAAGTTATCGGACTTCGGATTGGCAACAATTTACAACGAGGAAGATCCATTTACAGCCATCAAAGCAAGGGGATCGCG AGTATATATGGCACCTGAGCATGCTTTGGGGAAAGCCATAACAGTTAAAGCAGATGTGTACAGTTATGGGGTTGTAGTACTTGAAATAGTCAGTGGGAGAAGTAATACTGAATATATTCCAAACCAGGAAGCTGACTTCCTTTTAGATACT GCTGGTCGTTTACACCAAGCTGGAAGGATTCGGGATTTGGTTGATAAGAAGTTGGGATCCAGATTTGATAATAAGCAGGCTCTCACTCTTCTGCATTTGGCCATGGATTGCATCAAACTGTCCCCTACTCTCAGGCCTAGCATGTCCGACGTTGTTGCTATCCTTTCAGGTTCCAAAGTGAATGCTCTCTCACCAGATTCTGAAGTTGTGTGA